From the Gorilla gorilla gorilla isolate KB3781 chromosome 22, NHGRI_mGorGor1-v2.1_pri, whole genome shotgun sequence genome, one window contains:
- the PTTG1IP gene encoding pituitary tumor-transforming gene 1 protein-interacting protein isoform X2 yields MAPGVARGPMPYWTLRLGGAALLLLLIPVAAAQEPPGAACSQNTNKTCEECLKNVSACLKKKTRMLDLKTTKALQHISPDASCEVHAPQPSPAGRPRGHRGLLTLASEPASLPGQAAGELPLKDSPLVLQTGDLLFPVHLCF; encoded by the exons ATGGCGCCCGGAGTGGCCCGCGGGCCGATGCCGTACTGGACGTTGCGCCTCGGTGGCGCCGCGCTGCTCCTGCTGCTCATCCCGGTGGCCGCCGCGCAGGAGCCTCCCGGAGCTG CTTGTTCTCAGAACACAAACAAAACCTGTGAAGAGTGCCTGAAGAACGTCTCC gCCTGTTTAAAGAAGAAAACCCGTATGCTAGATTTGAAAACAACTAAAGCGCTCCAGCACATCAGTCCCGACGCTTCCTGTGAGGTGCACGCTCCGCAGCCCAGCCCAGCCGGGAGACCACGTGGCCATCGCGGTCTCCTGACCTTGGCCAGTGAACCTGCCAGCCTTCCAGGACAGGCGGCCGGAGAGCTGCCCCTGAAGGACAGTCCTCTCGTCTTGCAGACTGGTGACCTTCTATTCCCTGTTCATCTCTGTTTCTAG
- the PTTG1IP gene encoding pituitary tumor-transforming gene 1 protein-interacting protein isoform X1 — MAPGVARGPMPYWTLRLGGAALLLLLIPVAAAQEPPGAACSQNTNKTCEECLKNVSCLWCNTNKACLDYPVTSVLPPASLCKLSSARWGVCWVNFEALIITMSVVGGTLLLGIAICCCCCCRRKRSRKPDRSEEKAMREREERRIRQEERRAEMKTRHDEIRKKYGLFKEENPYARFENN; from the exons ATGGCGCCCGGAGTGGCCCGCGGGCCGATGCCGTACTGGACGTTGCGCCTCGGTGGCGCCGCGCTGCTCCTGCTGCTCATCCCGGTGGCCGCCGCGCAGGAGCCTCCCGGAGCTG CTTGTTCTCAGAACACAAACAAAACCTGTGAAGAGTGCCTGAAGAACGTCTCC TGTCTTTGGTGCAACACTAACAAGGCTTGTCTGGACTACCCCGTTACAAGCGTCTTGCCACCGGCTTCCCTTTGTAAATTGAGCTCTGCACGCTGGGGAGTTTGTTGGG TGAACTTTGAGGCGTTGATCATCACCATGTCAGTGGTCGGGGGAACCCTCCTCCTGGGCATTGccatctgctgctgctgctgctgcaggaggaagaggagccgGAAGCCGGACAGGAGTGAGGAGAAGGCCATGCGTGAGCGGGAGGAGAGGCGGATACGGCAGGAGGAACG GAGAGCAGAGATGAAGACAAGACAtgatgaaatcagaaaaaaatatg gCCTGTTTAAAGAAGAAAACCCGTATGCTAGATTTGAAAACAACTAA